Proteins found in one Labrenzia sp. VG12 genomic segment:
- a CDS encoding isocitrate/isopropylmalate dehydrogenase family protein: MALKLLCLAGDGIGPEIMVATQKVVAAAAACHGLDLQFEDREIGFAALEAQHSTIPESVIEAARAADGVVLGPVSHNAYPPREAGGLNPSGVLRKELDLFANIRPATSVAGLPTPTGAPVDLVIFRENLEGFYADRNLHSGPGEFMPVPGVAMAMRLVTRHASERIGRAAFANAEREGRKRVTAVHKANVLRTSDGLFLEVIREIAADHPDIAYDEVLVDAATALLVRDPSRFDVIVTTNMFGDILSDLATELAGGLGLAASLNLGPHHAAAQAQHGSAPDIAGQDKANPTSLIGSAAMLMAQLGCPPVALSIQTALTEALSRPATRTADIGGPLGTTAFTDSVIDLLRETDE, from the coding sequence ATGGCGCTGAAGCTTCTCTGTCTTGCCGGTGACGGCATCGGTCCGGAGATCATGGTGGCCACCCAAAAGGTGGTCGCCGCTGCGGCCGCATGCCATGGCCTGGACCTGCAGTTTGAAGACCGGGAGATCGGTTTTGCCGCGCTTGAGGCGCAGCACTCCACAATCCCCGAGAGCGTGATCGAGGCAGCAAGGGCCGCCGACGGCGTCGTCCTCGGACCTGTCTCGCACAACGCCTATCCTCCGCGCGAAGCGGGCGGGCTCAATCCCTCCGGCGTGTTGCGCAAGGAGCTGGATCTCTTTGCGAACATCCGGCCGGCAACAAGCGTTGCCGGGTTGCCGACGCCGACGGGAGCCCCGGTCGACCTGGTGATCTTCCGGGAGAACTTGGAAGGCTTTTACGCGGATCGAAATCTTCATTCCGGACCGGGTGAATTCATGCCGGTGCCGGGCGTCGCCATGGCCATGCGCCTGGTCACCCGGCATGCAAGCGAACGCATCGGGCGAGCCGCCTTCGCTAATGCTGAGCGTGAAGGCCGCAAGCGGGTGACGGCGGTTCACAAGGCCAATGTGCTGCGCACAAGCGACGGTCTCTTTCTGGAGGTCATTCGCGAGATCGCTGCTGACCACCCGGACATCGCTTATGACGAGGTTCTTGTCGATGCGGCAACGGCCTTGCTGGTCCGGGATCCCTCCCGCTTCGACGTCATCGTCACCACCAACATGTTCGGCGACATTCTCTCGGACCTCGCAACGGAACTTGCCGGGGGGCTTGGCCTTGCCGCCTCTCTCAATCTTGGACCGCACCACGCCGCGGCCCAGGCCCAGCACGGCTCCGCTCCGGACATCGCAGGCCAGGACAAGGCCAATCCGACCTCGCTGATCGGCTCTGCGGCCATGCTGATGGCGCAGCTTGGCTGCCCGCCGGTCGCCCTGTCGATCCAGACAGCGCTGACAGAAGCGCTGTCACGACCGGCAACGCGCACCGCCGATATCGGCGGTCCTCTCGGCACAACAGCCTTCACAGACAGTGTCATCGATTTGCTTCGGGAGACGGATGAATGA
- a CDS encoding tripartite tricarboxylate transporter permease: MDILGTALPALAQASEMIFQPAVLGYLVLGVVMGLCIGVFPGLGGIAGLSLLLPFMFGMDPVLGLALMIGMVAVVPTSDTFASVLMGIPGSSASQATVLDGFPLAKKGEAARALSAAFASSLFGGLVGAAFLTVFILVARPIVLEFRTPELLMITLFGLSMVGILAGQVAIKGIVAAGLGLMVGTIGEGDSAGALRMATYDMPYLTDGLKLVIVGLGIFAIPEIVALLRQDRAIAERSMLGGGWLHGVRDWFSNIWLSIRCSLIGVTVGVIPGLGGSVVDWIAYGHTVQTSKDKSKFGNGDIRGVIGPESSNNAKEGGGLVPTLLFGIPGSGSMAVFIGAVALLGSGSIEVGPSMLKNNLDVTYAIVWLLALANVVGTIICILGSGGIARLTTIPFALLAPFLFMIISFAAFQSGQNLMDLVALFAIGLLGILMRRFDWSRPAFLIGFVLSNPAETYTNQAVQIAQSRFRKGFEEGLEYIFSPIVIVLIIITVISVVVGLRQSKNIRAEGEVPHGTKRAPLIFLLAILGYLALAFTNASLIPDYASADRVFPQFVGLVSIVGCLILLFRMRGSSEQDPLFCDSEAGNSEDNRHGLWRTLAWFAGLLILTSLVGFILALAVFLVAFIHFRAGRSWGYAGLYGACGIAFMCGMAWLLNRDFPPGLLQSFVKLPWPLT; this comes from the coding sequence GTGGACATTCTCGGTACCGCTCTGCCTGCGCTCGCCCAGGCGTCAGAGATGATCTTCCAGCCCGCGGTCCTCGGCTACCTCGTGCTCGGCGTGGTCATGGGGCTCTGCATCGGCGTGTTTCCCGGCCTTGGCGGCATTGCCGGATTGTCCCTGCTGCTGCCCTTCATGTTCGGCATGGACCCGGTTCTGGGTCTCGCCCTGATGATCGGCATGGTCGCCGTGGTGCCAACCTCCGACACGTTCGCGTCCGTTCTGATGGGCATTCCAGGCTCGTCGGCCTCGCAGGCAACCGTTCTGGACGGCTTTCCGCTCGCCAAGAAAGGGGAGGCGGCCCGCGCGCTCTCCGCGGCGTTTGCCTCGTCTCTCTTTGGCGGCCTTGTGGGCGCTGCTTTCCTGACCGTCTTCATTCTGGTCGCCCGGCCGATCGTGCTGGAATTCCGAACGCCAGAACTTCTTATGATCACTCTGTTCGGCCTTTCCATGGTCGGCATTCTGGCGGGCCAGGTGGCGATCAAGGGGATTGTTGCCGCGGGTCTTGGCCTGATGGTGGGCACGATCGGCGAAGGCGACAGCGCCGGTGCCTTGCGCATGGCCACCTACGACATGCCCTATCTCACCGACGGGCTGAAGCTGGTCATTGTCGGTCTCGGCATTTTTGCAATTCCGGAAATCGTTGCGCTGCTGCGTCAGGACCGCGCCATTGCCGAGCGCTCCATGCTCGGCGGCGGCTGGCTGCACGGCGTGCGTGACTGGTTCTCCAATATCTGGCTCAGCATCCGCTGCTCGCTGATCGGCGTGACTGTCGGTGTCATCCCGGGTCTTGGCGGCTCGGTGGTCGACTGGATCGCCTATGGCCACACGGTCCAGACATCCAAGGACAAATCGAAATTCGGCAATGGCGACATTCGCGGCGTGATCGGGCCGGAAAGTTCCAACAACGCCAAGGAAGGCGGCGGACTGGTACCGACGCTGCTGTTCGGAATTCCGGGCTCCGGATCGATGGCCGTCTTCATCGGCGCGGTTGCGTTGCTCGGGTCAGGCTCGATCGAAGTCGGTCCGTCGATGCTGAAGAACAATCTCGATGTGACCTATGCCATCGTCTGGCTGCTGGCGCTGGCCAATGTCGTCGGCACGATCATCTGTATCCTGGGCTCCGGCGGCATTGCGCGGCTGACGACCATTCCGTTCGCGCTGTTGGCCCCGTTCCTGTTCATGATCATCTCCTTTGCCGCGTTCCAGTCGGGCCAGAACCTGATGGATCTGGTGGCGCTGTTTGCCATTGGTCTGCTTGGTATCCTGATGCGCCGGTTCGACTGGTCCCGTCCAGCCTTCCTGATCGGCTTCGTCCTGTCCAACCCGGCAGAGACCTATACCAACCAGGCCGTTCAGATTGCGCAATCCCGGTTCCGCAAGGGCTTCGAAGAGGGACTGGAATATATCTTCTCGCCGATTGTCATCGTCCTGATCATCATCACGGTGATCTCGGTGGTGGTCGGTCTGCGCCAGTCCAAGAATATCCGCGCGGAAGGCGAGGTGCCGCATGGCACCAAGAGGGCGCCGCTGATCTTCCTGCTCGCCATTTTGGGCTACCTGGCCCTTGCCTTCACCAACGCGTCGCTGATCCCGGACTATGCATCGGCGGACCGCGTGTTCCCGCAATTTGTCGGCCTCGTCTCGATCGTCGGCTGCCTGATCCTCCTGTTCCGGATGCGCGGAAGCTCGGAACAGGACCCGCTTTTCTGCGACAGTGAAGCCGGAAACTCGGAGGACAACCGGCACGGCCTGTGGCGGACGCTGGCCTGGTTCGCCGGCTTGCTGATCCTGACCTCGCTGGTCGGCTTCATCCTGGCGCTGGCCGTGTTCCTGGTGGCATTCATCCACTTCCGGGCAGGGCGCAGTTGGGGATATGCCGGTCTTTACGGGGCCTGCGGCATCGCCTTCATGTGCGGCATGGCCTGGCTGCTCAACCGCGACTTTCCGCCGGGCCTGCTGCAGTCCTTCGTCAAGCTGCCCTGGCCGTTGACCTGA
- a CDS encoding tricarboxylate transporter: MILKKLARQLALGVMCTAGALVPAQALAEGIDLSGKTVEWVIPFSETGGSAKWANFYAPLLSEALPGQPTVVVKFMPGAGSTKGANWFQNQDFADSEGTLIFGSSGSTQFPYLLGDPRVRYEYGDWNVVLASGTGGVAYLPPDLASKMNGNDASALRDTDFIYGSQGATRLDLVPLLAWEMLGLNVEPVFGIKGRGDGRLMFERGEANIDYQTSSSYLKGVTPLVEAGTAVPMMSWGALNPDGDIVRDPTFPDMPTFKEVCEATDGCETSGEKWDAWKAFFISGFPAQKMVFLPKGATPEAILTYSQAFEKVKARGDFAEISAGRLGKYPQMTGAKADGALQNATQVPAAAKDFVVGWLQERYGVSLK; this comes from the coding sequence ATGATTCTTAAGAAGCTTGCGCGCCAGCTCGCGCTTGGTGTGATGTGCACTGCCGGAGCGCTGGTTCCGGCCCAGGCCCTGGCCGAAGGCATCGACCTGTCCGGCAAAACCGTCGAGTGGGTCATTCCCTTCTCCGAAACCGGTGGGTCCGCCAAATGGGCGAACTTCTATGCGCCGCTCCTGAGCGAGGCCCTGCCGGGCCAGCCGACCGTGGTTGTGAAGTTCATGCCGGGGGCCGGTTCCACCAAGGGCGCCAACTGGTTCCAGAACCAGGACTTTGCAGACAGCGAAGGCACCCTGATCTTCGGCTCGTCCGGTTCGACGCAGTTCCCGTATCTGCTCGGCGACCCGCGTGTCCGCTATGAATACGGCGACTGGAACGTGGTTCTGGCATCCGGTACGGGTGGTGTCGCCTATCTGCCGCCGGATCTGGCGTCCAAGATGAACGGCAATGACGCGAGTGCCTTGCGGGACACCGATTTCATCTATGGCTCGCAGGGCGCAACACGCCTCGACCTGGTGCCGCTGCTGGCCTGGGAGATGCTCGGTCTCAATGTGGAGCCGGTCTTCGGCATCAAGGGGCGCGGTGACGGCCGGCTGATGTTCGAGCGCGGCGAAGCCAATATCGACTACCAGACGTCCTCGTCCTACCTCAAGGGCGTGACACCGCTTGTCGAAGCCGGCACGGCCGTGCCGATGATGAGCTGGGGCGCGTTGAATCCGGACGGCGACATCGTTCGCGATCCGACATTCCCGGACATGCCGACCTTCAAGGAAGTCTGTGAAGCAACGGACGGGTGTGAAACGTCTGGCGAAAAGTGGGATGCCTGGAAAGCCTTCTTCATCTCCGGTTTCCCGGCGCAAAAGATGGTGTTCCTGCCGAAGGGCGCAACGCCCGAGGCGATCCTCACCTATTCCCAGGCCTTTGAGAAGGTCAAGGCACGGGGCGACTTTGCCGAGATCTCAGCCGGCCGTCTCGGAAAATATCCGCAGATGACAGGCGCAAAGGCTGACGGTGCTCTGCAGAACGCCACTCAGGTGCCGGCAGCGGCCAAGGACTTCGTGGTCGGCTGGCTGCAGGAACGCTACGGCGTCTCCCTGAAGTAA
- a CDS encoding response regulator transcription factor has protein sequence MRIALVEDNVSLAKGIAYQLRDAGHSVDVLHTGDEADLFLKQEPGDLVILDINLPGKSGLDLLSDLRERDDPRPVILLTARSETQDRVKGLDAGADDYLVKPFEMDELAARIRALGRRKATAPKQFVDLGPLKFDPGTMQLFEDGTALEIPRRELALLAALLQANGRTVSKASLLDQLYGAGSETDEKVIEVYVSRLRKRLGPYDIHIQVHRGIGYSLQGSTT, from the coding sequence ATGCGGATCGCGCTCGTCGAAGATAATGTCAGTCTGGCCAAGGGCATAGCTTACCAGCTAAGGGATGCCGGTCACTCGGTTGATGTTCTACACACTGGCGACGAGGCGGATCTCTTCCTGAAACAGGAACCCGGCGACCTCGTTATTCTCGATATCAACCTTCCCGGAAAGAGCGGGCTTGATCTCCTGAGCGATCTGAGAGAGCGCGATGACCCCCGTCCGGTGATCCTCCTGACCGCGCGATCCGAAACGCAGGACCGGGTGAAGGGGCTCGACGCAGGCGCCGATGACTATCTCGTAAAACCCTTCGAGATGGATGAACTGGCCGCGCGCATTCGCGCGCTCGGGCGGCGCAAGGCGACTGCACCAAAACAGTTTGTGGATCTCGGCCCCCTGAAATTCGACCCCGGCACCATGCAGCTGTTCGAAGACGGGACCGCCCTGGAAATTCCGCGCCGCGAACTCGCTCTGCTCGCGGCTCTCCTCCAGGCCAATGGCCGGACGGTGTCGAAGGCCAGCCTGCTCGACCAGCTTTACGGTGCCGGCAGCGAGACCGACGAGAAAGTCATCGAAGTCTATGTGTCACGGCTGCGCAAGCGCCTCGGCCCCTACGACATTCACATTCAGGTGCATCGCGGCATCGGCTATTCGCTGCAAGGGTCTACCACATGA
- a CDS encoding sensor histidine kinase encodes MKRSYSLRLRLTVIILLPLLFVAGIAGLWQLNNARVTASDVFDRSLQSAALAVANDVALSGGDALVPATRQILADTSGGRVYYHVYAPDGVIVAGYATPPAGIPRTAGDDLSPVYFNGEYLGREVRGYRMRTRMQVDGFSGVFTTTVWQDVQIRSAFVQDLMLRSFVAISSIILSLALIVWFGIRIGLWPLSDLQQAIDLRSGDVLKPIRRPVPVEVEGIVRTLNRLLGQVSDAMETQGEFISNAAHQLRNPLAGVLALAESVRSAKTETAMRQRADDLVKAAKETSQLAQKLLSYERAKSINPASAKETFALNDLLADLAAECQRKARRGISINFLPARADIELSADRTMVREAVSNLIDNALRHGGDTLGTIRVESGVAQDQATITVTDDGLGLTEDEIQTALQRFGQVGENNDGSGLGLPIVERVATRHGGGLSLTPASPGLQVQLTLPLVHLPV; translated from the coding sequence ATGAAGAGATCCTATTCTCTTCGCCTGCGCCTGACCGTCATCATCCTTTTACCGCTGCTGTTCGTTGCCGGCATCGCGGGCCTGTGGCAGCTCAACAATGCCAGAGTGACAGCCAGCGACGTCTTCGACCGCAGCCTGCAATCCGCCGCCCTGGCCGTCGCCAATGACGTCGCTCTGTCGGGCGGCGATGCGCTGGTCCCCGCGACACGGCAGATCCTCGCCGACACGTCCGGCGGCCGGGTTTACTACCATGTCTATGCACCGGACGGCGTCATCGTGGCCGGTTATGCAACCCCGCCGGCCGGCATTCCAAGAACGGCGGGTGACGATCTCAGCCCGGTCTATTTCAACGGCGAATATCTGGGCCGCGAGGTACGCGGCTACCGGATGCGCACACGCATGCAGGTCGACGGTTTCAGCGGTGTGTTCACAACGACCGTCTGGCAGGACGTCCAGATCCGATCCGCCTTCGTTCAGGACCTGATGCTGCGGTCCTTTGTGGCCATTTCGTCGATCATTCTCTCGCTCGCCCTGATCGTCTGGTTCGGGATCCGTATCGGCCTGTGGCCGCTGAGTGACCTGCAGCAGGCCATCGACCTGCGCTCCGGCGACGTTCTGAAGCCGATCCGCCGCCCCGTCCCTGTGGAGGTGGAAGGCATCGTGCGTACGCTTAACCGGTTGCTCGGGCAGGTTTCGGATGCCATGGAAACGCAGGGCGAATTCATTTCCAATGCTGCGCATCAGCTCCGCAACCCGCTTGCCGGCGTGTTGGCCCTGGCCGAATCCGTCCGCTCAGCCAAGACGGAAACAGCCATGCGTCAGCGTGCCGACGATCTCGTAAAGGCCGCGAAGGAAACCAGCCAACTGGCCCAGAAGCTTCTGTCCTATGAGCGCGCAAAATCCATCAATCCGGCGTCTGCCAAGGAAACCTTCGCCCTGAACGATCTGCTCGCCGATCTTGCCGCCGAATGTCAACGCAAGGCACGGCGCGGCATCAGCATCAACTTTCTGCCCGCACGGGCAGATATTGAGCTTTCCGCCGACCGGACGATGGTGCGCGAAGCGGTTTCAAACCTGATCGACAATGCGCTTCGCCATGGCGGTGACACGCTAGGCACAATCAGGGTCGAAAGTGGCGTTGCGCAGGATCAGGCCACGATCACCGTCACCGATGACGGGCTGGGTCTGACCGAAGACGAAATCCAGACAGCCCTGCAACGTTTCGGCCAGGTCGGGGAAAACAACGACGGCAGCGGCCTCGGCCTGCCGATCGTCGAACGCGTCGCCACACGTCATGGCGGCGGTCTGTCACTGACGCCGGCGTCGCCCGGCCTTCAGGTTCAGCTGACGCTGCCCCTCGTTCATCTGCCGGTCTGA
- the tcuB gene encoding tricarballylate utilization 4Fe-4S protein TcuB, translating to MQAELLQEARRQAEICNACRYCEGYCSVFPALHEERFFTDANLTQLANLCHNCRGCYYACQYSAPHEFDLNLPKALAEVRQDSWESFAWPGGIATLFQRNGVMIALATIVGFALLFLAFRTLGSAGGDGFYAVLSHSAMVAIFLPAFLFPVVSLGVSLTRYWKATGGSKITWAQIVDAFGSAAKMRNLAGGHGDGCNFEDEDRFSQARRLAHQAVMYGFLLCFASTSAGTVMHYVFDLPAPYGLFSLPKLLGLPGGVLMVLGTVWLAALKLKADKNLGAVSAWGGEMGFVLLLFLVALSGLLLYALGSTAAMPAMLAIHLGSVLSFFLLTPYSKMAHGFYRLAALVRDAQRKGV from the coding sequence ATGCAAGCTGAACTGCTACAGGAAGCGCGCCGCCAGGCTGAAATCTGCAATGCCTGCCGCTATTGCGAAGGCTATTGCTCCGTCTTTCCGGCGCTGCACGAGGAACGGTTTTTCACCGACGCCAACCTCACGCAGCTGGCCAATCTCTGCCACAACTGCCGGGGGTGTTACTACGCGTGCCAATACTCGGCACCGCATGAATTTGACCTCAACCTGCCTAAGGCCCTTGCCGAGGTGCGGCAGGACAGCTGGGAGAGCTTTGCCTGGCCGGGGGGCATTGCGACCCTGTTTCAGAGAAACGGAGTGATGATTGCCCTGGCAACGATTGTCGGATTTGCGCTCCTGTTTCTGGCGTTTCGCACGCTTGGTTCGGCGGGAGGGGATGGCTTTTATGCAGTTCTCTCGCATTCCGCCATGGTGGCGATTTTTCTGCCGGCCTTCCTGTTCCCGGTGGTCAGTCTTGGCGTCAGCCTGACGCGCTACTGGAAGGCAACGGGGGGCAGCAAGATCACCTGGGCGCAAATCGTCGATGCGTTCGGATCGGCCGCGAAGATGCGGAACCTTGCCGGAGGTCATGGCGATGGCTGCAATTTCGAGGACGAGGACCGGTTCAGCCAGGCACGCCGGCTGGCCCACCAGGCTGTGATGTATGGCTTCCTGCTCTGCTTCGCGTCGACCTCCGCCGGCACGGTGATGCACTATGTTTTCGACTTGCCGGCACCTTACGGCCTGTTCTCGCTGCCAAAATTGCTGGGTCTTCCCGGCGGTGTTCTGATGGTACTGGGCACCGTCTGGCTGGCCGCGCTGAAACTGAAGGCGGATAAAAATCTGGGCGCGGTGTCTGCCTGGGGCGGCGAGATGGGCTTCGTCCTGCTTCTGTTCCTGGTCGCGCTCAGTGGCCTGTTGCTTTATGCCCTCGGATCGACGGCCGCCATGCCGGCGATGCTAGCCATCCATCTCGGGTCGGTGCTCAGCTTCTTCCTGCTGACACCCTATTCCAAGATGGCGCACGGGTTCTATCGTCTTGCTGCCCTTGTGCGGGATGCGCAAAGAAAAGGCGTTTGA
- the tcuA gene encoding FAD-dependent tricarballylate dehydrogenase TcuA: MTTSPDIAVIGGGNAALCAAITAAEKGASVIILETAPKAYRGGNSRHTRNFRCMHGGPLGPLVEDYSEEEYFEDLLKVTGGKTDEQLARLAIRTSEECLPWMQDHGVRFQPSLSGTLSLARTNAFFMGGGKSLVNAYYRTAEGLGVEVVYEAHVTHLELDGDRVVHIDYEHEGQKKRLEPKAVVVASGGFQADTDWLTRAWGPPAQNFLIRGTPYNRGVVLADLLDQGVQSVGDPTQCHAVAIDGRAPKFDGGIVTRLDCVPFSIVVNKNAERFYDEGEDVWPKRYAIWGRLVASQPDQVGYVIIDAKSLNLFMPSVFPPIKAETLEELADQMGLPAEGLRKTVEEFNAACGDTSSFHPTELDGVATTGLTPPKTNWARPLTEPPYYGYSLKTGVTFTYLGLKVDKNAQCSTETGLIRNLWAAGETMAGSILGQGYLAGFGMTIGTVFGRIAGREAAHYAS; encoded by the coding sequence ATGACCACATCACCTGACATTGCCGTCATCGGCGGTGGCAATGCAGCGCTTTGCGCCGCCATCACGGCCGCGGAAAAAGGCGCCAGCGTCATCATCCTGGAAACGGCGCCCAAGGCCTATCGGGGTGGCAATTCCCGCCACACCCGCAATTTTCGCTGCATGCATGGCGGCCCGTTAGGGCCACTGGTGGAGGATTATTCGGAAGAGGAATACTTCGAAGATCTTCTGAAAGTCACCGGCGGCAAGACCGACGAACAGCTTGCGCGGCTTGCCATACGCACATCCGAGGAATGCCTGCCCTGGATGCAGGACCACGGGGTGCGCTTTCAGCCTTCCCTGTCCGGCACGCTCTCATTGGCCCGTACCAACGCGTTTTTCATGGGGGGAGGCAAGTCGCTGGTCAACGCCTACTACCGAACCGCCGAAGGCTTGGGCGTCGAGGTCGTCTACGAGGCGCATGTCACGCATCTGGAACTGGACGGCGACCGGGTTGTCCATATCGACTATGAGCATGAAGGGCAGAAAAAGCGTCTTGAGCCCAAGGCCGTGGTGGTCGCTTCCGGAGGCTTTCAGGCGGACACCGACTGGCTGACCCGGGCCTGGGGCCCGCCGGCCCAGAACTTTCTGATCCGTGGCACACCCTATAATCGCGGCGTCGTTCTGGCGGACCTGTTGGACCAGGGCGTTCAATCGGTCGGTGATCCGACACAGTGCCACGCCGTTGCGATCGACGGACGGGCACCGAAATTCGACGGTGGCATCGTCACGCGTCTCGACTGCGTGCCCTTTTCCATCGTCGTCAACAAGAATGCCGAGCGCTTTTACGATGAAGGCGAGGATGTCTGGCCGAAGCGTTATGCGATCTGGGGGCGGCTGGTGGCAAGTCAGCCCGACCAGGTCGGCTATGTCATCATCGACGCCAAGTCTCTGAACCTGTTCATGCCCTCCGTGTTTCCACCGATCAAGGCGGAGACGCTGGAAGAGCTGGCGGACCAGATGGGACTTCCCGCCGAAGGTCTGCGCAAGACCGTCGAAGAGTTCAATGCCGCCTGCGGTGATACGTCCAGTTTCCACCCGACCGAACTGGACGGGGTGGCGACAACGGGGCTGACACCGCCCAAGACCAACTGGGCCAGGCCGCTCACCGAGCCGCCCTATTACGGCTACAGCCTGAAGACCGGTGTGACCTTCACCTATCTCGGCCTGAAGGTCGATAAAAACGCGCAGTGCAGCACCGAGACCGGCCTGATCCGCAATCTCTGGGCTGCCGGAGAAACCATGGCCGGTTCGATCCTCGGGCAGGGCTATCTTGCCGGTTTCGGCATGACAATCGGAACGGTCTTCGGACGGATTGCCGGCAGGGAGGCGGCACATTATGCAAGCTGA
- a CDS encoding LysR family transcriptional regulator codes for MRINFDFLDLEVFLAVMDTASFHAAAGRLNMSQPAVTRRIQKLEDTLGSDLFERSTRSVKPTLAAKRLQARAEAMLDSAEETTLAMRDESVAFAYQQSAVVTLAMIPSAVTPLLIPALHTLRSRGELVRLRLLDRAANEVAEAVSQGDADFGVCSLGSLEPNTDFAPLFDDEIALAVSGDHSLADRKTVHWSDLLNEPLILPARGTGNRLLIDDAMARSRLSAQWTFEVGRTTTAMELVGASAGVALLPRSAQHSELGKQLVFKTLKDPEVTRPIGLLARQGAADSAAASILKAELRNRALLLSGAE; via the coding sequence ATGCGCATTAATTTCGATTTTCTGGACCTTGAGGTCTTCCTGGCCGTGATGGACACCGCGTCGTTTCATGCCGCTGCGGGCCGTCTCAACATGTCCCAGCCGGCCGTCACCCGCAGGATCCAGAAGCTGGAAGACACACTAGGGTCCGACCTGTTCGAACGCTCGACCAGAAGCGTTAAACCGACCCTCGCCGCCAAAAGGCTGCAGGCCCGCGCCGAAGCCATGCTCGACAGCGCGGAAGAAACCACACTGGCCATGCGCGATGAAAGCGTTGCCTTTGCCTATCAGCAGAGCGCCGTCGTCACGCTTGCCATGATCCCCAGCGCCGTGACGCCCCTGCTGATCCCGGCACTCCATACCCTTCGATCAAGGGGCGAGCTCGTGCGCCTGCGCCTTTTGGACCGCGCCGCCAACGAAGTGGCCGAGGCGGTCTCGCAGGGAGACGCCGACTTTGGTGTCTGTTCACTCGGGTCACTCGAACCCAATACCGATTTCGCGCCCCTCTTTGATGACGAAATCGCACTCGCGGTCTCAGGAGATCATTCACTTGCCGACCGCAAAACAGTGCACTGGTCCGACCTTCTGAACGAACCCTTGATCCTGCCGGCCCGCGGCACCGGCAATCGCCTGTTGATCGATGACGCCATGGCCCGCAGCCGCCTTTCCGCGCAGTGGACCTTTGAAGTCGGGCGGACGACAACGGCGATGGAACTGGTCGGGGCATCCGCCGGCGTGGCTTTGCTGCCGCGCTCTGCACAGCATTCCGAGCTTGGAAAACAACTCGTCTTCAAGACATTGAAAGACCCGGAAGTGACCCGGCCGATTGGCTTGCTTGCCAGACAGGGCGCAGCCGACAGCGCCGCTGCCAGCATCTTGAAAGCCGAACTCCGCAACCGCGCCCTGCTCCTGAGCGGGGCAGAGTAA